One Streptococcus sp. zg-86 DNA window includes the following coding sequences:
- a CDS encoding GNAT family N-acetyltransferase, with protein sequence MITFKTIDEENFQACIDLTGGVEKEQNDFVDSVLYSLAEAWVYRDSMEAFAIYQEEQIIGFVSMYVGEENPQIINFLIDIAFQGRGYGTQAASRCIEYLQEMYRAKRISLPVHIQNEKAQRFWAKQGFSFSDTVEQDYMFMRRYE encoded by the coding sequence GCCTGTATTGACTTGACAGGTGGTGTAGAGAAAGAACAGAATGATTTTGTCGATTCTGTCCTCTATTCCCTAGCAGAAGCATGGGTCTATCGAGATAGTATGGAGGCCTTTGCGATTTATCAAGAGGAGCAAATTATTGGCTTTGTATCTATGTATGTTGGAGAAGAGAATCCGCAAATCATTAATTTTTTAATTGATATCGCCTTTCAAGGTAGGGGGTATGGGACTCAGGCTGCAAGCCGTTGCATAGAGTATTTGCAAGAAATGTATCGGGCAAAGCGTATTTCGTTACCTGTTCACATTCAGAATGAAAAAGCCCAAAGGTTCTGGGCGAAACAAGGATTTTCATTCTCGGATACGGTTGAACAAGACTATATGTTTATGCGTCGGTATGAGTAA
- a CDS encoding aminotransferase-like domain-containing protein, with the protein MTTKYQTIIQDIITGIEEHRFKRGQKLPSIRKLSEQYQCSKDTVQKAMLELKYQNRIYAVEKSGYYILEDQDFQDTTLSLNPEDFLQLPYDDFRTCVHESLVGREKYLFNYYHQQEGLEELIDSLYQLLMDYHVYCKKDQLVITAGSQQALYILTQMQLSSGKQEILIEEPTYYRMKTLLDEQKLPYQTIERTLNGIDLTQLETIFKSGKIKYFYTIPRLHNPLGTTYTRTIQEAIVQLADQYDVYVIEDDYLADFDAAKTLPLHYLDTHDRVIYIKSFTPTLFPALRLGGIVLPHYLRSRFLQHKSLIDYDTNLIMQKALSLYIDNGMFARNTRHLYQLKQAHEQEMRERLSRYHLTYPHHLTQDILTVQLPKEKISARLKHGLVNTQLITGQSYDYLQLSYNQTFPTDLQQMIEELEKIS; encoded by the coding sequence ATTGAAGAACACCGTTTTAAAAGAGGGCAAAAACTACCTTCCATTCGCAAACTCAGTGAACAATACCAGTGTAGTAAAGACACTGTTCAAAAGGCCATGTTGGAGTTGAAATACCAAAATCGGATTTATGCAGTAGAAAAAAGTGGCTATTACATCTTAGAAGACCAAGATTTTCAAGACACGACCCTCTCGCTGAATCCAGAGGATTTTTTGCAACTACCCTACGATGATTTTCGAACCTGCGTCCATGAAAGCCTAGTCGGAAGGGAAAAGTATCTTTTTAATTACTATCATCAGCAGGAAGGGTTGGAAGAATTGATTGACTCGCTCTACCAGCTCCTTATGGACTACCATGTTTATTGTAAAAAAGACCAACTGGTCATTACAGCAGGTAGCCAACAAGCCCTCTACATCCTAACACAAATGCAGCTGTCTTCAGGCAAACAGGAAATCCTGATTGAAGAGCCGACTTACTATCGGATGAAAACCCTATTAGATGAGCAGAAACTCCCCTATCAAACGATTGAGCGCACCTTAAATGGAATTGACCTTACTCAACTAGAGACCATTTTTAAAAGCGGAAAAATTAAGTATTTCTATACTATTCCCCGTCTCCACAATCCCTTGGGGACAACCTATACTCGTACCATTCAAGAGGCAATTGTGCAATTAGCAGACCAATATGATGTCTATGTCATTGAGGATGATTATCTGGCGGACTTCGATGCTGCAAAGACCTTGCCACTCCATTATCTGGATACGCATGATCGTGTCATCTACATCAAATCCTTTACTCCTACCCTCTTTCCGGCTTTGCGTCTAGGGGGGATTGTACTTCCTCATTATCTACGGTCTCGTTTTTTACAGCACAAGAGTTTGATTGATTATGACACCAACCTCATCATGCAAAAGGCTCTCTCGCTTTATATTGATAATGGTATGTTTGCTCGCAATACACGCCACCTCTATCAGTTAAAGCAGGCACATGAGCAAGAAATGCGTGAACGCTTATCCCGCTATCATCTCACTTATCCTCATCATCTTACCCAAGACATACTGACCGTTCAGCTTCCGAAAGAAAAAATCAGCGCCCGTCTCAAACATGGCCTAGTCAATACCCAGCTCATCACAGGTCAGTCCTATGACTATCTCCAATTATCTTATAACCAAACGTTTCCAACAGACTTGCAACAGATGATAGAAGAGTTAGAAAAAATCAGCTAG